AGCTAGTTCAGCTCCGAGTTGGCTTTCGATGCTTTAAACCACCActaacacacaaaaaaaaaaaaaaaatccttcGTCGGTACCGTCGCGGGCCCTTCGGGCCACGTCCATACCAGCGTCTGCTGTCGCCACTGCACGCCCTCGGCCACGAACGCCCGcgtgctgtggctcacgtgcGCGGCCGGTACCTCCGTCCGCACCACCAACGGCTCCTCCGCCTGTGTCTGGTGGACTGCCTCCTCCTGCGGTTGTGGCGTCGGCTGCGCGGTCGATTACTCAGTTTGCGTTTATTCCTCCGGTCGCTGTGGCTCGGTGTATCGCGGCGTGGGTGGCCGGGCCGGCCTCCCCGTCGGCGTGTCCAACGGGGCTCCTCCGTCGCCGTCTCGGGCTTCGTCCGTGAGCCACTCCCCCTCGTAGCGGAGAGTGGGTGGCACCTCCGGCAACCACCGCGGAGGGGATGGCGCGCATGGCTCGTCCCCATCCTCGCTCCTCGGGCTGGGCTCCTCGGCCGCGTACCTGGGGGTGAGTGGAACTTCCCACGAGTCCTCCACCGGTGCCTCCCACAGACGTCGCTCCTCTTCCTCCGCCTCTCGCAGACGGGCATGCCATCGCGCCGCCGCCGCTTCGTGGTCCTGCTTCAGCCGGATCTGCCATCgcgcctcctcctccgtcgACCGCTGCTGCTCCTCGTCCGACGGCTCCCGGTCCCGGAACCGTTTCCGAGTCTCTTCGGTGGCCCGACAGACATCTTCTGCGTGGCCCCTCGGGAGTTCCGCTCCTCCGACGTCCGTCGTCCCGCGCGGTATCCGATCGCCCGCCGCCGCTTTCCGGAGCCGCCACTCTCTTTCTTCGACGACGGGATCGCCGACCACCTCCACGTTGCTGTCGGAGCTCACCGCGGGTTCTGGTTCGGAGTCCTCGTCGCGGGTCCGCTCCAGGGCCCCCCGCGGAGCTCGGGTAGGCCGGGTCTCCGACCATCCTTGCTCCGGGCGAGGTTCCTGTAGGGCCGCCATCCTCCTGCGCGGTTCGGATCTGGTGACGCGTGTGCTCATCTTGGTTTCCTGAATTGTAATGCTCGACCGTCGCCAGGCTCCCCATACATGAAACCTCGGTTGCGCGCCTTCCTTTTGCCCAATACCGTTATGTCCTTTCTTTGGGGCGCTTGCTCtcttacggtacagctctTTTTACTGTGCTGTCTTCCCCCTTTTTTCGTAAACCACAAGTTGTACTCCCTCAGATCACTGTGGCACTCTGGATGCTGCGGTTCGTTGTACCTCCCGGTTCCGTAACAAACTTGCTTGAGGCCCTACCTTGATCACCCTTGGTGAGTATCGTTGGAAGTTGTCCTTGGGCCTACACCTTCCTTCGGGGCAAGTGGGTGGTATCCTTAAGGTATCCTTGGGGCattattggggtatccttgagGTGTCTTTCGAGTactattggggtatccttggggtgtCATTCGAGTACTATTGGGGTATCGTTGGGGTATCGTTGGTCTATCCCTAGGGTACGCTAGTGGCAAGGCAAGTAGGACCGCGGCCGCGATATCGCGAATTATGGCGAACACTCGGGGACCAAGGCAACCAGGACGTAGATTACTGGTTAGTGCTGTCACATCGACGCTGATGTACGCTGCTCCCATATGGGCTCGAGCCACAAAAAATGGAAGTTATATGCAAGACGGCGACTCCGTGCAGAGATTGTGTGCACTACGGGTATGCTGTGCGTTCCGCACGGTATCCCATGACGCGGCGCTGGTAATATCGGGAGGCATACCGATTGATCTGCTGGCAGTGGAATCAGCTAACATCCGCGCGGGCAGCACAGGGGTCGCAACTGCAGAATCCGTACGGAAAAGGTGCAGAGAACTCACCATTGCTAAGTGGCAAGAGAGGTGGGTAAATAGTAGCAAAGGACGATGGACGTATAAGCTTATCCCAGAACTGCAGAGATGGCTGGGACGGAAGCATGGACATGTGGACTACTACTTAACGCAACTGTTGACGGGACATGGATGCTTTAAATACTATCTGAATAGGTTTAAGCATGAACGTTATCCGCACTGCCCACTCTGCGAGTCGGATAATGAAGACGCAGAACACGTGTTTTTTGTCTGTCCGAGATTCGAAAATGAACGAAGAGATCTGAGCATAAGAGTTGGGAGGACGCCAGCCGCTTGTAACCTGGTGGACATTATGCTTGAATCAGAAGTAAATTGGTCTGCGATTTGCAACATGGCCacaatagtactcaaaaaactGCGCATCGCAGAAAGACTGCGAAATTCCAATAGGATAGAATCCTAGAGAGCCCTAAGGGCATTCCCCCCCCGGCGAAGTAATACCTAACGGCAGTACCGCCGGGGAGGCGGGGAGGGGGTGGAGTTTTTACTGGGTTAGAGTCCCAGACTTCGGCAAGCTAGTTCAGCTCCGAGTTGGCTTTCGATGCTTTAAACCACCactaacaaacaaaaaaaaaaaaaaaatccttcGTCGGTACCGCCGCGGGCCCTTCGGGCCACGTCCATACCAGCGTCTGCTGTCGCCACTGCACGCCCTCGGCCACGAACGCCCGcgtgctgtggctcacgtgcGCGGCCGGTACCTCCGTCCGCACCACCAACGGCTCCTCCGCCTGTGTCTGGTGGACTGCCTCCTCCTGCGGTTGTGGCGTCGGCTGCGCGGTCGATTACTCAGTTTGCGTTTATTCCTCCGGTCGCTGTGGCTCGGTGTATCGCGGCGTGGGTGGCCGGGCCGGCCTCCCCGTCGGCGTGTCCAACGGGGCTCCTCCGTCGCCGTCTCGGGCTTCGTCCGTGAGCCACTCCCCCTCGTAGCGGAGAGTGGGTGGCACCTCCGGCAACCACCGCGGAGGGGATGGCGCGCATGGCTCGTCCCCATCCTCGCTCCTCGGGCTGGGCTCCTCGGCCGCGTACCTGGGGGTGAGTGGAACTTCCCACGAGTCCTCCACCGGTGCCTCCCACAGACGTCGCTCCTCTTCCTCCGCCTCTCGCAGACGGGCATGCCATCGCGCCGCCGCCGCTTCGTGGTCCTGCTTCAGCCGGATCTGCCATCgcgcctcctcctccgtcgACCGCTGCTGCTCCTCGTCCGACGGCTCCCGGTCCCGGAACCGTTTCCGAGTCTCTTCGGTGGCCCGACAGACATCTTCTGCGTGGCCCCTCGGGAGTTCCGCTCCTCCGACGTCCGTCGTCCCGCGCGGTATCCGATCGCCCGCCGCCGCTTTCCGGAGCCGCCACTCTCTTTCTTCGACGACGGGATCGCCGACCACCTccacgtcgctgtcggagctcaCCGCGGGTTCTGGTTCGGAGTCCTCGTCGCGGGTCCGCTCCAGGGCCCCCCGCGGAGCTCGGGTAGGCCGGGTCTCCGACCATCCTTGCTCCGGGCGAGGTTCCTGTAGGGCCGCCATCCTCCTGCGCGGTTCGGATCTGGTGACGCGTGTGCTCATCTTGGTTTCCTGAATTGTAATGCTCGACCGTCGCCAGGCTCCCCATACATGAAACCTCGGTTGCGCGCCTTCCTTTTGCCCAATACCGTTATGTCCTTTCTTTGGGGCGCTTGCTCtcttacggtacagctctttttactgtgccgtcttcccccttttTTCGTAAACCACAAGTTGTACTCCCTCAGATCACTGTGGCACTCTGGATGCTGCGGTTCGTTGTACCTCCCGGTTCCGTAACAAACTTGCTTGAGGCCCTACCTTGATCACCCTTGGTGAGTATCGTTGGAAGTTGTCCTTGGGCCTACACCTTCCTTCGGGGCAAGTGGGTGGTATCCTTAAGGTATCCTTGGGGCattat
This DNA window, taken from Drosophila suzukii unplaced genomic scaffold, CBGP_Dsuzu_IsoJpt1.0 scf_7, whole genome shotgun sequence, encodes the following:
- the LOC139355057 gene encoding brevican core protein-like: MSTRVTRSEPRRRMAALQEPRPEQGWSETRPTRAPRGALERTRDEDSEPEPAVSSDSNVEVVGDPVVEEREWRLRKAAAGDRIPRGTTDVGGAELPRGHAEDVCRATEETRKRFRDREPSDEEQQRSTEEEARWQIRLKQDHEAAAARWHARLREAEEEERRLWEAPVEDSWEVPLTPRYAAEEPSPRSEDGDEPCAPSPPRWLPEVPPTLRYEGEWLTDEARDGDGGAPLDTPTGRPARPPTPRYTEPQRPEE